Proteins found in one Takifugu rubripes chromosome 15, fTakRub1.2, whole genome shotgun sequence genomic segment:
- the radx gene encoding RPA-related protein RADX isoform X2, with the protein MDDCSSESSLVTAAPHASFLQRTLERLSSTQCLQIRAEEAAPVAVIALQRYLSENEAEQLDSYDVTFTDGVWRAKCLLHPGLHDLVHTNTLRTGADVFISQCSYIYNERMLGHGYICIEQLRCQPGRSVVLPQIKDIRSLPVLVKHGMERSVMLQSDVPLQVSRKHYLSLWNNDDPEGDIWSPGYPSPEPVLDVSKITLLCHLESFFKPTWKSLPLLVKIIHKSRLRYYGKHGQKIDFPYQAYFEVADQSGIMSLVLWNELCPEYYQKLTVGTVLYLQNYTLKQSYSNRSHPQMDHHRMKTFNSEICLNPRNPASFITVISPKRVLPQWGLPEVAYHFVTRSELDSLSNNAACDVIGLVTYVGRIERVKNKATKGPEKYWTYRWIHAVDGTSDHPFILELFSSSQPDIFNHICPMTYLVCTQMRVCQVDGSLSYLTSSFETETFITGYHKGQPYVSDPKVKSFIHWTKTLKDNAVLEKTAVGGHYYYPHPPQKCLQAMADSSAQTLLVAVADLKTEMETLQYREHKRFAIQGQISAVRYTELQTREVPVVRHGGDPPSSAEQTARASLTSQSHEKIPAKRIQLREVTPSVQRDHSPAKRKAELQEERDSESDPEPLQDAERRPPLQLEDSDLLSWESSSWEKQQEEVTEHLCQGGLHRDSFHRGFTLDDKDVLLQWSNLQPAHWAPEQSPDTVPPADCPGYYQVTILGINKQIAVDAAFFPIVSTADPRAVGLPQDPHGNTMLSSLSSGFLCPLGDPASTSDMILPEPEEVLATARELEDVHVVCILDLCHLGVDRVEVVLSRVYRVTELRLNEEKWP; encoded by the exons atGGACGATTGTTCGTCCGAATCCTCTCTGGTGACTGCTGCTCCTCATGCCTCTTTTCTACAGAGGACATTGGAGCGCCTCTCCTCCACACAGTGCCTCCAGATCCGAGCAGAGGAAGCGGCTCCGGTAGCTGTCATCGCTCTGCAGAGGTATTTGTCAGAGAACGAAGCAGAGCAGCTCGACAGTTATGATGTGACCTTCACTGACGGAGTCTGGCGAGCCAAGTGCCTTCTCCACCCTGGCTTACACGATCTAGTGCACACCAACACCCTGAGGACTGGTGCCGATGTCTTCATCTCGCAGTGCTCTTATATTTACAACGAGAGGATGCTCGGACACGGTTACATCTGCATCGAGCAGCTCAGGTGTCAACCAGGGAGGTCTGTGGTCCTTCCTCAGATAAAGGATATTAGGTCCCTGCCTGTGCTGGTCAAACATGGCATGGAGAGGAGCGTGATGCTGCAGAGCGACGTCCCGCTTCAGGTGAGCCGCAAGCATTACCTGTCTCTATGGAACAACGACGACCCAGAGGGAGACATCTGGAGCCCCGGATACCCCTCACCTGAGCCCGTGCTGGACG TGTCCAAGATTACCCTTCTTTGTCACCTGGAGTCATTTTTTAAGCCTACCTGGAAATCTCTCCCTCTGTTAGTGAAAATAATTCACAAATCCAGATTACGCTATTATGGGAAGCATGGGCAAAAGATTGATTTCCCCTACCAG GCGTACTTTGAGGTTGCTGACCAGAGTGGGATAATGTCGCTCGTGCTTTGGAATGAACTCTGTCCAGAGTATTACCAGAAATTGACTGTCGGCACAGTGCTGTACCTTCAAAATTACACCCTGAAGCAGAGCTACTCAAATCGCTCCCACCCTCAAATGGACCACCACAGAATGAAGACCTTTAACTCTG AAATTTGCCTGAATCCTCGCAACCCAGCTTCATTCATCACTGTGATCTCACCAAAGCGCGTACTCCCTCAGTGGGGATTGCCTGAGGTTGCCTACCACTTTGTTACCAG GTCAGAGTTGGACAGTTTATCCAACAATGCCGCATGTGATGTCATTGGTTTGGTAACATATGTTGGTCGTATTGAAAGAGTCAAGAATAAAGCCACTAAAG GTCCAGAGAAGTACTGGACGTATCGCTGGATCCATGCCGTAGATGGCACGTCTGATCACCCTTTTATCCTCGAGCTGTTTTCCTCTTCTCAGCCAGACATCTTCAATCATATATGCCCCA TGACCTACCTGGTTTGTACCCAAATGAGAGTCTGTCAAGTGGACGGCTCACTCTCATACCTGACGAGCAGCTTTGAGACTGAGACGTTCATCACAG GTTACCACAAAGGTCAGCCATACGTGAGTGATCCGAAAGTGAAGAGCTTCATTCATTGGACCAAAACTCTGAAGGACAACGCTGTCCTTGAGAAGACCGCTGTTGGCGGTCATTACTATTACCCCCACCCACCACAGAAGTGCCTCCAGGCAATGGCAGATTCCTCCG CTCAGACTCTGCTGGTTGCTGTAGCTGACTTGAAGACGGAGATGGAGACCCTGCAGTACAGGGAGCATAAAAGATTTGCCATTCAGGGACAGATCTCTGCTGTGCGCTACACAGAGCTTCAAACAAGAGAG GTTCCAGTTGTGCGTCATGGAGGTGATCCTCCCTCGAGCGCTGAACAGACAGCAAGGGCCAGTTTAACGTCGCAATCTCATGAAAAAATCCCAGCCAAAAGGATTCAGCTGAG AGAGGTGACGCCGTCTGTTCAGCGTGATCACTCTCCAGCCAAACG GAAAGCAGAACTTCAGGAAGAACGAGACAGTGAATCTGATCCCGAACCCCTTCAAGACGCGGAACGTCGCCCACCTCTTCAGCTTGAAG ACTCGGATCTTTTATCCTGGGAAAGCAGCAGTTGGGAGAAGCAGCAAGAAGAGGTGACGGAGCATCTGTGTCAGGGCGGTCTGCACCGGGACAGCTTCCATCGGGGGTTCACATTAGACGATAAAGACGTCCTATTGCAGTGGAGTAACCTTCAGCCCGCACACTGGGCACCAGAACAGAGCCCTGACACCGTCCCACCCGCAGACTGTCCAGGATATTACCAAGTAACAATACTAG GTATAAACAAGCAGATAGCTGTGGATGCTGCGTTTTTTCCCATCGTGAGCACAGCTGATCCCAGAGCTGTAGGCCTTCCTCAGGATCCCCATGGCAACACAATGCTGTCCAGCCTCTCGTCAGGCTTCCTCTGCCCTCTGGGTGACCCTGCCAGCACCAGTGACATGATACTCCCTGAGCCAG AGGAAGTCTTAGCAACtgccagagagctggaggacgtGCACGTCGTGTGCATCCTAGACTTGTGTCACCTCGGGGTTGATCGGGTGGAAGTGGTGCTCAGCAGAGTGTACAGAGTGACCGAGCTGAGGCTCAACGAGGAG AAATGGCCGTGA
- the radx gene encoding RPA-related protein RADX isoform X3: protein MDDCSSESSLVTAAPHASFLQRTLERLSSTQCLQIRAEEAAPVAVIALQRYLSENEAEQLDSYDVTFTDGVWRAKCLLHPGLHDLVHTNTLRTGADVFISQCSYIYNERMLGHGYICIEQLRCQPGRSVVLPQIKDIRSLPVLVKHGMERSVMLQSDVPLQVSRKHYLSLWNNDDPEGDIWSPGYPSPEPVLDVSKITLLCHLESFFKPTWKSLPLLVKIIHKSRLRYYGKHGQKIDFPYQAYFEVADQSGIMSLVLWNELCPEYYQKLTVGTVLYLQNYTLKQSYSNRSHPQMDHHRMKTFNSEICLNPRNPASFITVISPKRVLPQWGLPEVAYHFVTRSELDSLSNNAACDVIGLVTYVGRIERVKNKATKGPEKYWTYRWIHAVDGTSDHPFILELFSSSQPDIFNHICPMTYLVCTQMRVCQVDGSLSYLTSSFETETFITGYHKGQPYVSDPKVKSFIHWTKTLKDNAVLEKTAVGGHYYYPHPPQKCLQAMADSSAQTLLVAVADLKTEMETLQYREHKRFAIQGQISAVRYTELQTREVPVVRHGGDPPSSAEQTARASLTSQSHEKIPAKRIQLREVTPSVQRDHSPAKRKAELQEERDSESDPEPLQDAERRPPLQLEDSDLLSWESSSWEKQQEEVTEHLCQGGLHRDSFHRGFTLDDKDVLLQWSNLQPAHWAPEQSPDTVPPADCPGYYQVTILGINKQIAVDAAFFPIVSTADPRAVGLPQDPHGNTMLSSLSSGFLCPLGDPASTSDMILPEPEEVLATARELEDVHVVCILDLCHLGVDRVEVVLSRVYRVTELRLNEEL, encoded by the exons atGGACGATTGTTCGTCCGAATCCTCTCTGGTGACTGCTGCTCCTCATGCCTCTTTTCTACAGAGGACATTGGAGCGCCTCTCCTCCACACAGTGCCTCCAGATCCGAGCAGAGGAAGCGGCTCCGGTAGCTGTCATCGCTCTGCAGAGGTATTTGTCAGAGAACGAAGCAGAGCAGCTCGACAGTTATGATGTGACCTTCACTGACGGAGTCTGGCGAGCCAAGTGCCTTCTCCACCCTGGCTTACACGATCTAGTGCACACCAACACCCTGAGGACTGGTGCCGATGTCTTCATCTCGCAGTGCTCTTATATTTACAACGAGAGGATGCTCGGACACGGTTACATCTGCATCGAGCAGCTCAGGTGTCAACCAGGGAGGTCTGTGGTCCTTCCTCAGATAAAGGATATTAGGTCCCTGCCTGTGCTGGTCAAACATGGCATGGAGAGGAGCGTGATGCTGCAGAGCGACGTCCCGCTTCAGGTGAGCCGCAAGCATTACCTGTCTCTATGGAACAACGACGACCCAGAGGGAGACATCTGGAGCCCCGGATACCCCTCACCTGAGCCCGTGCTGGACG TGTCCAAGATTACCCTTCTTTGTCACCTGGAGTCATTTTTTAAGCCTACCTGGAAATCTCTCCCTCTGTTAGTGAAAATAATTCACAAATCCAGATTACGCTATTATGGGAAGCATGGGCAAAAGATTGATTTCCCCTACCAG GCGTACTTTGAGGTTGCTGACCAGAGTGGGATAATGTCGCTCGTGCTTTGGAATGAACTCTGTCCAGAGTATTACCAGAAATTGACTGTCGGCACAGTGCTGTACCTTCAAAATTACACCCTGAAGCAGAGCTACTCAAATCGCTCCCACCCTCAAATGGACCACCACAGAATGAAGACCTTTAACTCTG AAATTTGCCTGAATCCTCGCAACCCAGCTTCATTCATCACTGTGATCTCACCAAAGCGCGTACTCCCTCAGTGGGGATTGCCTGAGGTTGCCTACCACTTTGTTACCAG GTCAGAGTTGGACAGTTTATCCAACAATGCCGCATGTGATGTCATTGGTTTGGTAACATATGTTGGTCGTATTGAAAGAGTCAAGAATAAAGCCACTAAAG GTCCAGAGAAGTACTGGACGTATCGCTGGATCCATGCCGTAGATGGCACGTCTGATCACCCTTTTATCCTCGAGCTGTTTTCCTCTTCTCAGCCAGACATCTTCAATCATATATGCCCCA TGACCTACCTGGTTTGTACCCAAATGAGAGTCTGTCAAGTGGACGGCTCACTCTCATACCTGACGAGCAGCTTTGAGACTGAGACGTTCATCACAG GTTACCACAAAGGTCAGCCATACGTGAGTGATCCGAAAGTGAAGAGCTTCATTCATTGGACCAAAACTCTGAAGGACAACGCTGTCCTTGAGAAGACCGCTGTTGGCGGTCATTACTATTACCCCCACCCACCACAGAAGTGCCTCCAGGCAATGGCAGATTCCTCCG CTCAGACTCTGCTGGTTGCTGTAGCTGACTTGAAGACGGAGATGGAGACCCTGCAGTACAGGGAGCATAAAAGATTTGCCATTCAGGGACAGATCTCTGCTGTGCGCTACACAGAGCTTCAAACAAGAGAG GTTCCAGTTGTGCGTCATGGAGGTGATCCTCCCTCGAGCGCTGAACAGACAGCAAGGGCCAGTTTAACGTCGCAATCTCATGAAAAAATCCCAGCCAAAAGGATTCAGCTGAG AGAGGTGACGCCGTCTGTTCAGCGTGATCACTCTCCAGCCAAACG GAAAGCAGAACTTCAGGAAGAACGAGACAGTGAATCTGATCCCGAACCCCTTCAAGACGCGGAACGTCGCCCACCTCTTCAGCTTGAAG ACTCGGATCTTTTATCCTGGGAAAGCAGCAGTTGGGAGAAGCAGCAAGAAGAGGTGACGGAGCATCTGTGTCAGGGCGGTCTGCACCGGGACAGCTTCCATCGGGGGTTCACATTAGACGATAAAGACGTCCTATTGCAGTGGAGTAACCTTCAGCCCGCACACTGGGCACCAGAACAGAGCCCTGACACCGTCCCACCCGCAGACTGTCCAGGATATTACCAAGTAACAATACTAG GTATAAACAAGCAGATAGCTGTGGATGCTGCGTTTTTTCCCATCGTGAGCACAGCTGATCCCAGAGCTGTAGGCCTTCCTCAGGATCCCCATGGCAACACAATGCTGTCCAGCCTCTCGTCAGGCTTCCTCTGCCCTCTGGGTGACCCTGCCAGCACCAGTGACATGATACTCCCTGAGCCAG AGGAAGTCTTAGCAACtgccagagagctggaggacgtGCACGTCGTGTGCATCCTAGACTTGTGTCACCTCGGGGTTGATCGGGTGGAAGTGGTGCTCAGCAGAGTGTACAGAGTGACCGAGCTGAGGCTCAACGAGGAG
- the radx gene encoding RPA-related protein RADX isoform X1 — protein MDDCSSESSLVTAAPHASFLQRTLERLSSTQCLQIRAEEAAPVAVIALQRYLSENEAEQLDSYDVTFTDGVWRAKCLLHPGLHDLVHTNTLRTGADVFISQCSYIYNERMLGHGYICIEQLRCQPGRSVVLPQIKDIRSLPVLVKHGMERSVMLQSDVPLQVSRKHYLSLWNNDDPEGDIWSPGYPSPEPVLDVSKITLLCHLESFFKPTWKSLPLLVKIIHKSRLRYYGKHGQKIDFPYQAYFEVADQSGIMSLVLWNELCPEYYQKLTVGTVLYLQNYTLKQSYSNRSHPQMDHHRMKTFNSEICLNPRNPASFITVISPKRVLPQWGLPEVAYHFVTRSELDSLSNNAACDVIGLVTYVGRIERVKNKATKGPEKYWTYRWIHAVDGTSDHPFILELFSSSQPDIFNHICPMTYLVCTQMRVCQVDGSLSYLTSSFETETFITGYHKGQPYVSDPKVKSFIHWTKTLKDNAVLEKTAVGGHYYYPHPPQKCLQAMADSSAQTLLVAVADLKTEMETLQYREHKRFAIQGQISAVRYTELQTREVPVVRHGGDPPSSAEQTARASLTSQSHEKIPAKRIQLREVTPSVQRDHSPAKRKAELQEERDSESDPEPLQDAERRPPLQLEDSDLLSWESSSWEKQQEEVTEHLCQGGLHRDSFHRGFTLDDKDVLLQWSNLQPAHWAPEQSPDTVPPADCPGYYQVTILGINKQIAVDAAFFPIVSTADPRAVGLPQDPHGNTMLSSLSSGFLCPLGDPASTSDMILPEPEEVLATARELEDVHVVCILDLCHLGVDRVEVVLSRVYRVTELRLNEEERVKRHWCRLLGPL, from the exons atGGACGATTGTTCGTCCGAATCCTCTCTGGTGACTGCTGCTCCTCATGCCTCTTTTCTACAGAGGACATTGGAGCGCCTCTCCTCCACACAGTGCCTCCAGATCCGAGCAGAGGAAGCGGCTCCGGTAGCTGTCATCGCTCTGCAGAGGTATTTGTCAGAGAACGAAGCAGAGCAGCTCGACAGTTATGATGTGACCTTCACTGACGGAGTCTGGCGAGCCAAGTGCCTTCTCCACCCTGGCTTACACGATCTAGTGCACACCAACACCCTGAGGACTGGTGCCGATGTCTTCATCTCGCAGTGCTCTTATATTTACAACGAGAGGATGCTCGGACACGGTTACATCTGCATCGAGCAGCTCAGGTGTCAACCAGGGAGGTCTGTGGTCCTTCCTCAGATAAAGGATATTAGGTCCCTGCCTGTGCTGGTCAAACATGGCATGGAGAGGAGCGTGATGCTGCAGAGCGACGTCCCGCTTCAGGTGAGCCGCAAGCATTACCTGTCTCTATGGAACAACGACGACCCAGAGGGAGACATCTGGAGCCCCGGATACCCCTCACCTGAGCCCGTGCTGGACG TGTCCAAGATTACCCTTCTTTGTCACCTGGAGTCATTTTTTAAGCCTACCTGGAAATCTCTCCCTCTGTTAGTGAAAATAATTCACAAATCCAGATTACGCTATTATGGGAAGCATGGGCAAAAGATTGATTTCCCCTACCAG GCGTACTTTGAGGTTGCTGACCAGAGTGGGATAATGTCGCTCGTGCTTTGGAATGAACTCTGTCCAGAGTATTACCAGAAATTGACTGTCGGCACAGTGCTGTACCTTCAAAATTACACCCTGAAGCAGAGCTACTCAAATCGCTCCCACCCTCAAATGGACCACCACAGAATGAAGACCTTTAACTCTG AAATTTGCCTGAATCCTCGCAACCCAGCTTCATTCATCACTGTGATCTCACCAAAGCGCGTACTCCCTCAGTGGGGATTGCCTGAGGTTGCCTACCACTTTGTTACCAG GTCAGAGTTGGACAGTTTATCCAACAATGCCGCATGTGATGTCATTGGTTTGGTAACATATGTTGGTCGTATTGAAAGAGTCAAGAATAAAGCCACTAAAG GTCCAGAGAAGTACTGGACGTATCGCTGGATCCATGCCGTAGATGGCACGTCTGATCACCCTTTTATCCTCGAGCTGTTTTCCTCTTCTCAGCCAGACATCTTCAATCATATATGCCCCA TGACCTACCTGGTTTGTACCCAAATGAGAGTCTGTCAAGTGGACGGCTCACTCTCATACCTGACGAGCAGCTTTGAGACTGAGACGTTCATCACAG GTTACCACAAAGGTCAGCCATACGTGAGTGATCCGAAAGTGAAGAGCTTCATTCATTGGACCAAAACTCTGAAGGACAACGCTGTCCTTGAGAAGACCGCTGTTGGCGGTCATTACTATTACCCCCACCCACCACAGAAGTGCCTCCAGGCAATGGCAGATTCCTCCG CTCAGACTCTGCTGGTTGCTGTAGCTGACTTGAAGACGGAGATGGAGACCCTGCAGTACAGGGAGCATAAAAGATTTGCCATTCAGGGACAGATCTCTGCTGTGCGCTACACAGAGCTTCAAACAAGAGAG GTTCCAGTTGTGCGTCATGGAGGTGATCCTCCCTCGAGCGCTGAACAGACAGCAAGGGCCAGTTTAACGTCGCAATCTCATGAAAAAATCCCAGCCAAAAGGATTCAGCTGAG AGAGGTGACGCCGTCTGTTCAGCGTGATCACTCTCCAGCCAAACG GAAAGCAGAACTTCAGGAAGAACGAGACAGTGAATCTGATCCCGAACCCCTTCAAGACGCGGAACGTCGCCCACCTCTTCAGCTTGAAG ACTCGGATCTTTTATCCTGGGAAAGCAGCAGTTGGGAGAAGCAGCAAGAAGAGGTGACGGAGCATCTGTGTCAGGGCGGTCTGCACCGGGACAGCTTCCATCGGGGGTTCACATTAGACGATAAAGACGTCCTATTGCAGTGGAGTAACCTTCAGCCCGCACACTGGGCACCAGAACAGAGCCCTGACACCGTCCCACCCGCAGACTGTCCAGGATATTACCAAGTAACAATACTAG GTATAAACAAGCAGATAGCTGTGGATGCTGCGTTTTTTCCCATCGTGAGCACAGCTGATCCCAGAGCTGTAGGCCTTCCTCAGGATCCCCATGGCAACACAATGCTGTCCAGCCTCTCGTCAGGCTTCCTCTGCCCTCTGGGTGACCCTGCCAGCACCAGTGACATGATACTCCCTGAGCCAG AGGAAGTCTTAGCAACtgccagagagctggaggacgtGCACGTCGTGTGCATCCTAGACTTGTGTCACCTCGGGGTTGATCGGGTGGAAGTGGTGCTCAGCAGAGTGTACAGAGTGACCGAGCTGAGGCTCAACGAGGAG GAACGTGTAAAGCGGCACTGGTGTCGACTCTTGGGTCCACTGTGA